One part of the Arabidopsis thaliana chromosome 1 sequence genome encodes these proteins:
- the NAT8 gene encoding nucleobase-ascorbate transporter 8 (nucleobase-ascorbate transporter 8 (NAT8); FUNCTIONS IN: transmembrane transporter activity; INVOLVED IN: transport, transmembrane transport; LOCATED IN: membrane; EXPRESSED IN: 12 plant structures; EXPRESSED DURING: 7 growth stages; CONTAINS InterPro DOMAIN/s: Xanthine/uracil/vitamin C permease (InterPro:IPR006043); BEST Arabidopsis thaliana protein match is: nucleobase-ascorbate transporter 7 (TAIR:AT1G60030.1); Has 9247 Blast hits to 9232 proteins in 1900 species: Archae - 67; Bacteria - 7567; Metazoa - 351; Fungi - 128; Plants - 453; Viruses - 1; Other Eukaryotes - 680 (source: NCBI BLink).): MAGDGVENAKPPQKQEDLQPHPVKDQLYGITYCLTSPPPWPETILLGFQHYLVMLGTTVLIPTMLVSKIDARNEDKVKLIQTLLFVSGINTLFQSFFGTRLPAVIGASYSYVPTTMSIVLAARYNDIMDPQKRFEQIMRGIQGALIIASFLHILVGFSGLWRNVTRFLSPLSAVPLVAFSGFGLYEQGFPMLAKCIEIGLPEIILLVIFSQYIPHLMQGETCSNFFHRFAVIFSVVIVWLYAYILTIGGAYSNTEINTQISCRTDRAGIISASPWIRVPHPIQWGGAPTFNAGDIFAMMAASFVSLVESTGTYIAVSRYASATPIPPSVLSRGIGWQGFGILLCGLFGAGNATSVSVENAGLLAVTRVGSRRVIQVAAGFMIFFSILGKFGAIFASIPAPIVAALYCLFFSYVGAGGLSLIQFCNLNSFRTKFILGFSIFMGLSIPQYFYQYTTLETYGPVRTSATWFNNIINVPFSSKAFVSGILAFFLDTTLPPKDKTTKKDRGLVWWKRFKSFQSDNRSEEFYSLPLNLSKYFPSH, translated from the exons ATGGCAGGTGATGGCGTAGAAAATGCAAAGCCACCGCAGAAACAGGAAGATCTTCAGCCTCATCCGGTGAAGGATCAACTTTACGGTATCACTTACTGCCTCACAAGTCCTCCTCCTTGGC CGGAGACAATACTTCTGGGGTTTCAACACTACTTAGTGATGCTTGGAACAACTGTTCTCATTCCAACAATGTTAGTTTCAAAGATTGATGCAAGAAAC GAAGATAAGGTAAAGTTGATTCAGACGTTGCTCTTTGTGTCTGGAATCAACACGTTATTTCAAAGCTTCTTTGGGACTCGTCTTCCTGCTGTCATTGGAGCTTCTTACTCTTATGTGCCAACTACAATGTCAATCGTCTTAGCTGCTCGTTACAATGACATTATGGATCCTCAAAAG AGATTTGAACAGATCATGCGTGGAATCCAAGGTGCTCTTATTATTGCCTCATTTCTTCATATCCTTGTTGGTTTCAGTGGCCTTTGGCGCAATGTTACTAG gTTTTTGAGTCCCTTATCTGCAGTTCCTCTTGTAGCCTTTTCTGGCTTTGGACTCTATGAACAAGGATTCCCTATG CTAGCAAAATGCATTGAGATTGGACTGCCTGAGATCATACTTCTTGTCATATTCTCACAG TACATTCCTCATCTGATGCAAGGAGAAACATGTTCTAACTTCTTCCACCGATTTGCTGTGATATTCTCAGTGGTGATTGTGTGGCTTTATGCATACATTCTAACCATTGGTGGGGCTTATAGTAACACAGAAATCAATACTCAAATCAGTTGCAGAACCGACCGTGCTGGCATCATTAGCGCTTCTCCATG GATTAGAGTGCCTCACCCTATTCAATGGGGAGGAGCTCCAACTTTCAATGCAGGGGATATTTTTGCTATGATGGCTGCTTCTTTCGTTTCTCTTGTCGAG TCTACAGGGACATACATTGCTGTATCGAGATATGCAAGTGCAACACCAATCCCACCTTCTGTGCTTAGTCGTGGAATCGGTTGGCAg GGATTTGGAATTCTTCTCTGTGGATTATTTGGAGCAGGAAATGCAACATCCGTGTCTGT AGAGAATGCCGGCTTGTTGGCTGTAACACGCGTTGGTAGTAGACGTGTAATTCAAGTAGCAGCTGGAttcatgatcttcttctccattcttG GTAAATTTGGGGCTATCTTTGCTTCGATTCCAGCTCCTATCGTCGCAGCTCTTTACTGTTTGTTCTTCTCATACGTTG GTGCTGGTGGTCTAAGTCTAATCCAGTTCTGCAATCTGAACAGTTTCAGAACTAAGTTCATTCTTGGATTCTCCATCTTCATGGGCTTATCCATACCTCAATACTTTTACCAGTACACAACTTTGGAAACCTATGGACCCGTTCGGACATCCGCAACATGG TTCAACAACATTATAAACGTTCCTTTCTCATCTAAAGCATTTGTTTCCGGGATTTTGGCCTTCTTTCTAGACACGACATTGCCTCCAAAGGACAAGACGACAAAGAAAGATCGAGGACTAGTTTGGTGGAAGCGATTTAAATCGTTCCAATCTGATAACAGAAGCGAAGAGTTCTACTCTTTGCCTCTCAATCTCAGCAAGTACTTTCCTTCTCACTGA
- the emb2004 gene encoding RNI-like superfamily protein (embryo defective 2004 (emb2004); INVOLVED IN: embryo development ending in seed dormancy; LOCATED IN: mitochondrion, chloroplast, plastid, chloroplast envelope; EXPRESSED IN: 23 plant structures; EXPRESSED DURING: 13 growth stages; BEST Arabidopsis thaliana protein match is: RAN GTPase activating protein 1 (TAIR:AT3G63130.2); Has 21704 Blast hits to 6781 proteins in 315 species: Archae - 0; Bacteria - 982; Metazoa - 9646; Fungi - 490; Plants - 1111; Viruses - 0; Other Eukaryotes - 9475 (source: NCBI BLink).) produces MASSSTSSLNLHSLPKASSGLGQWKSGFRYELLGSSVSRNRLFVSPVVIHHRSPRLPAIKAAYNSDGGSKRSRVYKESQAASGFPNAKVQQIASSVLPLGSFAVVTFVLWKVVGKFMSPKSPKTSAGENNSSTQGVKWSIGAGTNLLQGFAAKVDREAKQRLNEFAKELRSFRSVDMSGCNFGDEGLFFLAESLGYNQTVEEVSFSANGITAAGVKAFDGVLQSNIMLKILNLSGNPIGDEGAKTLCATLMENSSIEILQLNSTDIGDEGAKEIAELLKRNSTLRIIELNNNMIDYSGFTSLAGALLENNTIRNLHLNGNYGGALGANALAKGLEGNKSLRELHLHGNSIGDEGTRALMAGLSSHKGKVALLDLGNNSISAKGAFYVAEYIKRSKSLVWLNLYMNDIGDEGAEKIADSLKQNRSIATIDLGGNNIHAEGVNAIAQALKDNAIITTLEVGYNPIGPDGAKALSEILKFHGNVKTLKLGWCQIAAKGAEHVADMLRYNNTISVLDLRANGLRDEGASCLARSLKVVNEALTSVDLGFNEIRDDGAFAIAQALKANEDVTVTSINLGNNFITKFGQSALTDARDHVLEMTEKEVEIFF; encoded by the exons atggcttcttcttccaccaGCTCCCTCAATCTCCACTCTCTCCCCAAG GCTTCTTCTGGGTTGGGCCAATGGAAGAGTGGGTTCCGGTACGAATTGTTGGGTAGCTCCGTTTCTAGGAAccgattgtttgtttctccTGTGGTGATTCATCACCGAAGTCCGAGACTTCCGGCGATCAAAGCGGCGTATAACTCAGATGGAGGCTCGAAGCGTAGTAGGGTTTATAAGGAGTCACAAGCGGCTAGTGGTTTTCCTAATGCTAAAGTGCAGCAGATTGCGTCTTCCGTCTTGCCCTTGGGATCATTTGCTGTCGTCACTTTCG TTTTGTGGAAAGTGGTTGGGAAGTTCATGTCGCCTAAGTCTCCAAAGACTTCTGCTGGAGAAAACAACTCTTCTACACAGGGAGTGAAATGGTCGATCGGGGCCGGTACTAATTTGTTACAAGGATTTGCTGCTAAGGTTGATAGAGAGGCCAAGCAGAGGCTTAATGAATTTGCAAAAGAACTTAGGTCCTTCAGAAGTGTTGACATGTCAG GATGCAACTTTGGAGATGAAGGATTATTCTTTCTTGCTGAAAGCCTTGGGTATAATCAG ACTGTAGAGGAAGTCAGTTTTTCTGCAAATGGAATTACAGCTGCAGGAGTTAAAGCCTTTGATGGTGTTCTTCAATCAAATATTATGTTAAAAATTCTTAATCTTTCTGGAAACCCTATCGGTGATGAAGGAGCTAAG ACTTTATGCGCTACACTGATGGAAAATTCTAGCATTGAGATACTTCAGCTGAACAGTACTGATATAGGAGATGAG GGTGCAAAGGAAATCGCAGAATTGTTGAAGAGAAATTCGACCTTGAGGATTATTGAGCTGAATAATAACATGATTGACTATTCT GGATTCACAAGTCTTGCTGGAGCTCTTCTTGAGAATAATACAATACGCAATTTACATCTCAA TGGAAATTACGGTGGTGCTTTGGGTGCCAATGCTTTAGCTAAAGGGCTTGAGGGTAACAAGTCTTTACGG GAACTTCATTTGCATGGAAACTCTATTGGAGACGAAGGGACTCGTGCTTTGATGGCTGGTCTATCTTCCCACAAAG GGAAAGTGGCTTTGCTAGATCTCGGCAACAACTCCATTTCCGCAAAGGGTGCCTTCTATGTAGCTGAATACATCAAGAGAAGCAAGAGCTTGGTTTGGCTGAACCTGTACATGAATGATATAGGTGATGAG GGAGCTGAAAAGATTGCAGATTCTCTGAAGCAAAACCGTTCAATTGCAACCATTGACCTG GGTGGAAATAACATCCACGCGGAGGGAGTTAATGCTATAGCTCAAGCTCTGAAAGATAATGCAATTATTACGACG TTAGAGGTTGGTTATAATCCCATAGGACCAGACGGAGCTAAAGCATTATCTGAAATTCTCAAGTTCCATGGAAATGTAAAGACGCTCAAACTTGGTTGGTGTCAG ATAGCTGCCAAGGGTGCTGAACATGTTGCAGACATGTTGAGATATAACAATACAATCTCGGTTTTGGACTTGCGGGCAAATGGACTTAGAGATGAG GGAGCTTCCTGCTTAGCTCGAAGCTTGAAAGTAGTTAATGAAGCTCTGACATCTGTGGATCTAGGATTCAATGAAATACGG GATGATGGAGCATTCGCCATTGCTCAAGCATTGAAGGCCAATGAAGATGTCACAGTTACATCGATAAACCTTGGGAACAACTTCATCACCAAGTTTGGACAG AGTGCGCTCACGGATGCTAGAGATCATGTTCTTGAGATGACTGAAAAGGAAGTAGAAATTTTCTTCTAG
- a CDS encoding D-ribose-binding periplasmic protein (unknown protein; FUNCTIONS IN: molecular_function unknown; INVOLVED IN: N-terminal protein myristoylation; BEST Arabidopsis thaliana protein match is: unknown protein (TAIR:AT1G60010.1); Has 143 Blast hits to 143 proteins in 14 species: Archae - 0; Bacteria - 0; Metazoa - 0; Fungi - 0; Plants - 143; Viruses - 0; Other Eukaryotes - 0 (source: NCBI BLink).) has protein sequence MGNCQAVNAAVLVLQHPGGIIDRYYSSVSVTEVMAMYPGHYVSLIIPLSEEEEKNIPATEKGDDKKQRKAVRFTRVQLLRPTENLVLGHAYRLITSQEVMKVLREKKSAKTKKHQIEKTTTAKKFSDKKVPEKKQGKQFRVIRNSTSLLKSKTWRPSLQSISEATS, from the exons ATGGGGAATTGTCAGGCGGTGAATGCGGCAGTGCTGGTTCTACAACATCCCGGCGGGATTATCGACCGGTACTATAGCTCTGTATCCGTCACCGAGGTCATGGCTATGTATCCTGGTCACTACGTCTCTCTCATCATTCCTTTGtcagaggaggaagagaagaatatTCCAGCGACGGAGAAGGGAGATGataagaagcagaggaaggcTGTGAGGTTTACACGTGTCCAGCTTCTCCGGCCAACGGAGAATCTTGTGCTCGGTCACGCTTACCGGCTCATTACTTCACAAG AAGTGATGAAGGTGTTACGGGAAAAGAAGAGCGCCAAGACGAAAAAACATCAGATTGAGAAGACAACCACGGCGAAGAAGTTCTCGGACAAGAAAGTTCCG GAGAAGAAACAAGGGAAGCAATTTCGTGTTATAAGGAATTCAACTTCCCTCTTAAAGTCTAAAACATGGAGGCCGTCTCTTCAGAGCATCTCCGAAGCTACTAGCtga
- the NAT8 gene encoding nucleobase-ascorbate transporter 8 — protein sequence MAGDGVENAKPPQKQEDLQPHPVKDQLYGITYCLTSPPPWPETILLGFQHYLVMLGTTVLIPTMLVSKIDARNEDKVKLIQTLLFVSGINTLFQSFFGTRLPAVIGASYSYVPTTMSIVLAARYNDIMDPQKRFEQIMRGIQGALIIASFLHILVGFSGLWRNVTRFLSPLSAVPLVAFSGFGLYEQGFPMLAKCIEIGLPEIILLVIFSQYIPHLMQGETCSNFFHRFAVIFSVVIVWLYAYILTIGGAYSNTEINTQISCRTDRAGIISASPWIRVPHPIQWGGAPTFNAGDIFAMMAASFVSLVESTGTYIAVSRYASATPIPPSVLSRGIGWQGFGILLCGLFGAGNATSVSVENAGLLAVTRVGSRRVIQVAAGFMIFFSILGISLSYY from the exons ATGGCAGGTGATGGCGTAGAAAATGCAAAGCCACCGCAGAAACAGGAAGATCTTCAGCCTCATCCGGTGAAGGATCAACTTTACGGTATCACTTACTGCCTCACAAGTCCTCCTCCTTGGC CGGAGACAATACTTCTGGGGTTTCAACACTACTTAGTGATGCTTGGAACAACTGTTCTCATTCCAACAATGTTAGTTTCAAAGATTGATGCAAGAAAC GAAGATAAGGTAAAGTTGATTCAGACGTTGCTCTTTGTGTCTGGAATCAACACGTTATTTCAAAGCTTCTTTGGGACTCGTCTTCCTGCTGTCATTGGAGCTTCTTACTCTTATGTGCCAACTACAATGTCAATCGTCTTAGCTGCTCGTTACAATGACATTATGGATCCTCAAAAG AGATTTGAACAGATCATGCGTGGAATCCAAGGTGCTCTTATTATTGCCTCATTTCTTCATATCCTTGTTGGTTTCAGTGGCCTTTGGCGCAATGTTACTAG gTTTTTGAGTCCCTTATCTGCAGTTCCTCTTGTAGCCTTTTCTGGCTTTGGACTCTATGAACAAGGATTCCCTATG CTAGCAAAATGCATTGAGATTGGACTGCCTGAGATCATACTTCTTGTCATATTCTCACAG TACATTCCTCATCTGATGCAAGGAGAAACATGTTCTAACTTCTTCCACCGATTTGCTGTGATATTCTCAGTGGTGATTGTGTGGCTTTATGCATACATTCTAACCATTGGTGGGGCTTATAGTAACACAGAAATCAATACTCAAATCAGTTGCAGAACCGACCGTGCTGGCATCATTAGCGCTTCTCCATG GATTAGAGTGCCTCACCCTATTCAATGGGGAGGAGCTCCAACTTTCAATGCAGGGGATATTTTTGCTATGATGGCTGCTTCTTTCGTTTCTCTTGTCGAG TCTACAGGGACATACATTGCTGTATCGAGATATGCAAGTGCAACACCAATCCCACCTTCTGTGCTTAGTCGTGGAATCGGTTGGCAg GGATTTGGAATTCTTCTCTGTGGATTATTTGGAGCAGGAAATGCAACATCCGTGTCTGT AGAGAATGCCGGCTTGTTGGCTGTAACACGCGTTGGTAGTAGACGTGTAATTCAAGTAGCAGCTGGAttcatgatcttcttctccattcttGGTATTTCTCTCAGCTATTACTGA
- the Pol{lambda} gene encoding DNA polymerase lambda (POLL) (DNA polymerase lambda (POLL); FUNCTIONS IN: DNA binding, DNA-directed DNA polymerase activity, catalytic activity, nucleotidyltransferase activity; INVOLVED IN: DNA repair, DNA replication; LOCATED IN: intracellular; EXPRESSED IN: cultured cell; CONTAINS InterPro DOMAIN/s: Nucleotidyl transferase domain (InterPro:IPR002934), DNA-directed DNA polymerase, family X, beta-like (InterPro:IPR002008), DNA-directed DNA polymerase, family X, beta-like, N-terminal (InterPro:IPR010996), DNA polymerase lambda, fingers domain (InterPro:IPR018944), DNA polymerase family X, binding site (InterPro:IPR019843), DNA-directed DNA polymerase X (InterPro:IPR002054), BRCT (InterPro:IPR001357), DNA polymerase X (InterPro:IPR022312); Has 1887 Blast hits to 1879 proteins in 557 species: Archae - 50; Bacteria - 688; Metazoa - 533; Fungi - 209; Plants - 50; Viruses - 7; Other Eukaryotes - 350 (source: NCBI BLink).) — translation MAAKRGRNRSPSPDPEGMFAGMVVFMVEIGVQRRRLQIWKQKLVQMGAVIEEDRVTKKVTHVLAMNLEALLHKFGKERLSHFTARLMLYQWLEDSLTSGEKANEDLYVLKIDSEEVDKPKKSLPAISGSEDQSSPQKRTRYSPDAGDFKGVESHSNTQGSPDSPTSCSVPSTSASPGEGIAETPTSPQSESTSVYKPPDLNRNITEIFGKLINIYRALGEDRRSFSYYKAIPVIEKFPTRIESVDQLKHLPGIGKAMRDHIQEIVTTGKLSKLEHFETDEKVRTISLFGEVWGVGPATALKLYEKGHRTLEDLKNEDSLTHAQKLGLKYFDDIKTRIPRQEVQEMEQLLQRVGEETLPGVNIVCGGSYRRGKATCGDLDIVVTHPDGQSHKGFLTKFVKRLKEMNFLREDLIFSTHSEEGTDSGVDTYFGLCTYPGQELRRRIDFKVYPRDIYSFGLIAWTGNDVLNRRLRLLAESKGYRLDDTGLFPATHSSSGNRGARGTASLKLSTEKQVFDFLGFPWLEPHERNL, via the exons ATGGCGGCAAAGCGAGGGAGAAACCGGTCGCCGTCTCCGGACCCGGAAGGGATGTTCGCCGGAATGGTAGTTTTCATGGTTGAAATCGGAGTCCAGCGTCGTCGATTGCAG ATCTGGAAGCAGAAGCTGGTTCAAATGGGTGCAGTGATCGAAGAAGATCGGGTAACGAAGAAAGTCACTCATGTTCTTGCCATGAATCTCGAAGCTCTTCTCCACAAATTTGGGAAAGAACGTCTCTCGCATTTTACAGCA CGCCTTATGCTTTACCAGTGGTTAGAAGATAGCCTAACTTCAGGAGAGAAGGCTAATGAAGATTTGTATGTTCTCAAAATTGACTCAGAAGAAGTTGATAAGCCGAAAAAGTCTTTGCCTGCAATAAGTGGTAGCGAGGATCAATCTTCACCTCAAAAAAGAACCAGATATTCTCCTGATGCTGGTGACTTCAAAGGCGTTGAAAGTCATAGCAATACACAAGGATCACCGGATTCACCAACAAGTTGCAGTGTTCCCTCTACTAGCGCCAGTCCTGGAGAAGGCATCGCAGAGACTCCCACTAGTCCACAATCAGAG TCCACATCGGTGTACAAACCACCCGATTTGAACAGAAATATCACTGAGATATTTGGAAAGttaattaacatatatagag cttTGGGTGAAGATAGACGGTCCTTTAGCTATTACAAAGCTATCCCCGTCATTGAAAAGTTCCCCACTAGGATTGAAAGCGTTGATCAGCTCAAACACCTCCCTGGAATCGGAAAGGCAATGAGAGATCAT ATTCAAGAGATTGTGACAACAGGGAAGTTGTCCAAGCTTGAACATTTTGAAACAGATGAGAAG GTTCGTACAATCAGTTTGTTCGGGGAAGTTTGGGGTGTCGGTCCTGCAACTGCACTCAAGCTATATGAGAAAGGACATCGCACACTAGAAGACTTGAAGAATGAGGATTCACTAACGCATGCACAGAAGTTGGggttgaaatattttgatgatatcaaAACACGAATTCCACGTCAGGAG GTGCAAGAGATGGAACAACTTTTACAGAGAGTCGGCGAGGAAACTTTGCCTGGC GTGAATATTGTATGTGGAGGATCATATAGACGTGGGAAAGCTACTTGTGGAGATCTGGATATCGTTGTCACCCATCCTGATGGACAAAG TCACAAGGGATTTTTGACAAAGTTTGTAAAGCGTTTAAAAGAAATGAACTTTTTAAGGGAGGATCTCATCTTCAGCACCCACAGTGAAGAG GGTACTGATTCAGGCGTTGACACGTATTTTGGTTTGTGCACTTATCCTGGTCAGGAGCTACGGCGCCGTATCGATTTTAAG GTCTATCCAAGGGATATCTATTCGTTTGGACTCATAGCCTGGACAGGGAACGACGTGTTGAACAGAAG GCTGAGATTGCTAGCAGAATCGAAAGGATATCGACTTGACGACACTGGACTATTCCCAGCTACTCACAGTTCTAGTGGTAACCGG GGTGCTAGAGGAACTGCAAGTCTGAAACTCTCAACGGAGAAAcaagtttttgatttcttagGATTTCCTTGGCTCGAGCCACACGAGAGGAATCTCTAA
- the Pol{lambda} gene encoding DNA polymerase lambda (POLL), with protein MAAKRGRNRSPSPDPEGMFAGMVVFMVEIGVQRRRLQIWKQKLVQMGAVIEEDRVTKKVTHVLAMNLEALLHKFGKERLSHFTARLMLYQWLEDSLTSGEKANEDLYVLKIDSEEVDKPKKSLPAISGSEDQSSPQKRTRYSPDAGDFKGVESHSNTQGSPDSPTSCSVPSTSASPGEGIAETPTSPQSESTSVYKPPDLNRNITEIFGKLINIYRALGEDRRSFSYYKAIPVIEKFPTRIESVDQLKHLPGIGKAMRDHIQEIVTTGKLSKLEHFETDEKVRTISLFGEVWGVGPATALKLYEKGHRTLEDLKNEDSLTHAQKLGLKYFDDIKTRIPRQEVQEMEQLLQRVGEETLPGVNIVCGGSYRRGKATCGDLDIVVTHPDGQSHKGFLTKFVKRLKEMNFLREDLIFSTHSEEGTDSGVDTYFGLCTYPGQELRRRIDFKVYPRDIYSFGLIAWTGNDVLNRRYGYDFICIHVSLNTFVGR; from the exons ATGGCGGCAAAGCGAGGGAGAAACCGGTCGCCGTCTCCGGACCCGGAAGGGATGTTCGCCGGAATGGTAGTTTTCATGGTTGAAATCGGAGTCCAGCGTCGTCGATTGCAG ATCTGGAAGCAGAAGCTGGTTCAAATGGGTGCAGTGATCGAAGAAGATCGGGTAACGAAGAAAGTCACTCATGTTCTTGCCATGAATCTCGAAGCTCTTCTCCACAAATTTGGGAAAGAACGTCTCTCGCATTTTACAGCA CGCCTTATGCTTTACCAGTGGTTAGAAGATAGCCTAACTTCAGGAGAGAAGGCTAATGAAGATTTGTATGTTCTCAAAATTGACTCAGAAGAAGTTGATAAGCCGAAAAAGTCTTTGCCTGCAATAAGTGGTAGCGAGGATCAATCTTCACCTCAAAAAAGAACCAGATATTCTCCTGATGCTGGTGACTTCAAAGGCGTTGAAAGTCATAGCAATACACAAGGATCACCGGATTCACCAACAAGTTGCAGTGTTCCCTCTACTAGCGCCAGTCCTGGAGAAGGCATCGCAGAGACTCCCACTAGTCCACAATCAGAG TCCACATCGGTGTACAAACCACCCGATTTGAACAGAAATATCACTGAGATATTTGGAAAGttaattaacatatatagag cttTGGGTGAAGATAGACGGTCCTTTAGCTATTACAAAGCTATCCCCGTCATTGAAAAGTTCCCCACTAGGATTGAAAGCGTTGATCAGCTCAAACACCTCCCTGGAATCGGAAAGGCAATGAGAGATCAT ATTCAAGAGATTGTGACAACAGGGAAGTTGTCCAAGCTTGAACATTTTGAAACAGATGAGAAG GTTCGTACAATCAGTTTGTTCGGGGAAGTTTGGGGTGTCGGTCCTGCAACTGCACTCAAGCTATATGAGAAAGGACATCGCACACTAGAAGACTTGAAGAATGAGGATTCACTAACGCATGCACAGAAGTTGGggttgaaatattttgatgatatcaaAACACGAATTCCACGTCAGGAG GTGCAAGAGATGGAACAACTTTTACAGAGAGTCGGCGAGGAAACTTTGCCTGGC GTGAATATTGTATGTGGAGGATCATATAGACGTGGGAAAGCTACTTGTGGAGATCTGGATATCGTTGTCACCCATCCTGATGGACAAAG TCACAAGGGATTTTTGACAAAGTTTGTAAAGCGTTTAAAAGAAATGAACTTTTTAAGGGAGGATCTCATCTTCAGCACCCACAGTGAAGAG GGTACTGATTCAGGCGTTGACACGTATTTTGGTTTGTGCACTTATCCTGGTCAGGAGCTACGGCGCCGTATCGATTTTAAG GTCTATCCAAGGGATATCTATTCGTTTGGACTCATAGCCTGGACAGGGAACGACGTGTTGAACAGAAGGTATGGATATGATTTCATTTGTATACATGTCTCACTAAACACATTTGTTGGTAGATAA
- the PRIN2 gene encoding Serine/Threonine-kinase (unknown protein; FUNCTIONS IN: molecular_function unknown; INVOLVED IN: biological_process unknown; LOCATED IN: chloroplast; EXPRESSED IN: 23 plant structures; EXPRESSED DURING: 13 growth stages; Has 24 Blast hits to 24 proteins in 8 species: Archae - 0; Bacteria - 0; Metazoa - 0; Fungi - 0; Plants - 24; Viruses - 0; Other Eukaryotes - 0 (source: NCBI BLink).): protein MASMHEALFSSRLLQVNSSFSFRCALPIISSPAAVSCAIKSTQFFKQRCRTKVRDFSLSSLSRRGFVCRAAEYKFPDPIPEFAEAETEKFRDHMLNKLSKRDLFEDSVDEIVGVCTEIFETFLRSEYGGPGTLLVIPFIDMADTLNERELPGGPQAARAAIKWAQDHVDKDWKEWTGTD, encoded by the exons ATGGCTTCAATGCACGAAGCTCTGTTCTCTTCTCGGCTTCTTCAAgtcaattcttctttttccttccgTTGCGCTCTTCCAATTATCTCTTCACCAGCTGCAGTATCTTGCGCAATCAAATCGACCCAGTTTTTTAAACAGCGTTGTAGAACCAAAGTGAGGGACTTTTCTCTATCTTCACTGTCCCGGAGAGGGTTCGTTTGCAGAGCTGCTGAGTACAAGTTTCCGGATCCCATACCTGAATTCGCCGAAGCT GAGACTGAGAAATTTAGGGACCATATGTTAAACAAACTATCAAAAAGAGATCTTTTTGAAGACTCTGTTGATGAAATTGTTGGAGTCTGCACTGAG ATCTTCGAGACGTTCTTGCGCAGTGAGTATGGAGGACCTGGTACACTCTTGGTGATACCTTTCATTGACATGGCAGATACTCTCAACGAAAGGGAATTGCCTGGAGGTCCACAAGCCGCCCGAGCAGCTATTAAATGGGCTCAGGATCATGTAGACAAGGACTGGAAGGAATGGACCGGCACTGATTAG